One Brassica napus cultivar Da-Ae chromosome A5, Da-Ae, whole genome shotgun sequence DNA window includes the following coding sequences:
- the LOC106367119 gene encoding putative cellulose synthase-like protein D6: protein MLGETSSKNPRISHVSISTGDICSEFGSSSDFANYTVHVPPTPDNNPAPLHIALQDIDTGSSYKDDDLDQTELRISEEEDALLYKVSQPLTRVVKISPIIIALYRILIFVRIVALCLFLFWRVKHKNEKAVWLWLLSVICEFWFAFSWLIDQIPRLYPVNHATDTEALKARFESPNPNNPTGKSDLPGIDVFVSTADAEKEPPLVTANTILSILSVDYPVEKLSCYLSDDGGSLLTFEAMAEAASFAKIWVPFCRKHKVEPRNPESYFGLKKDPYKGKVRHDFVRERRYVKRGYEEFKVRVNALSHSIRRRSDAFNSKEEIKALEKWKNWKVKVEEDQVKEPRPAIVAPKATWMSDGTHWPGTWTVPCQNHSRGDHASIIQVLLDPPQDEPDNERGCEGSALDFEGVDTRLPMFVYVSREKRPSYDHNKKAGAMNALVRASAIMSNGPFILNLDCDHYVYNSIAFRDGICFMMDQDGDRVCYVQFPQRFEGIDPSDRYANKNTVFFDINLRALDGIQGPMYVGTGCLFRRTALYGFDPPDVPVETEPSGGCCCCFPQEKKRSPATVASQPAYYVDVEEEDQFDVNLIRKHFGSSSMLVSSVKVAEFQGKPLAMGHSSIRGRPPGSLTCGREPLDAAAMSEAVNVISCWYEDKTEWGISVGWVYGSVTEDVVTGFRMHEKGWRSFYCVTEPDAFRGSAPINLTDRLHQVLRWATGSVEIFFSRNNAIVAGRKLKFLQRISYVNVGIYPFTSIFILTYCFLPPFSLFSGQFVVDSLDPAFLIYLLTISLSLCGLAVLEVKWSGISLEEWWRNEQFWLIGGTSAHLVAVLQGFLKVIAGIEISFTLTSKSSGDDEDDEFADLYLFKWTSLMILPLTIIILNIVAILFAFCRTVFSDIPQWSNLVGGTFFAVWVLVHMYPFAKGLMGRRGRTPTIVYVWSGLIAICISLLYVTIKNSELNGGSFQLT from the exons tTGCTCTACAAGGTATCTCAGCCCTTAACCCGTGTTGTCAAAATCTCTCCGATCATCATCGCTCTGTATCG GATTTTAATATTCGTCCGAATCGTAGCACTATGTCTGTTTCTcttttggagagtgaaacacaaaaatgagaaagcAGTCTGGCTATGGTTGCTCTCTGTAATCTGCGAATTCTGGTTTGCTTTCTCTTGGTTAATCGACCAAATCCCTAGGCTGTATCCGGTTAACCACGCAACCGATACGGAAGCCTTGAAGGCGAGATTCGAATCACCAAACCCGAACAACCCGACCGGGAAGTCGGATCTTCCTGGAATCGATGTGTTTGTTTCAACTGCTGATGCAGAGAAGGAGCCTCCGTTGGTTACAGCCAACACAATCCTTTCGATATTGTCGGTCGATTATCCTGTTGAGAAGCTTTCTTGCTATCTCTCCGACGATGGAGGGTCGCTCCTAACGTTTGAAGCAATGGCTGAAGCTGCTAGCTTTGCGAAAATATGGGTACCTTTTTGCAGGAAACATAAGGTGGAGCCGCGGAATCCGGAAAGTTACTTCGGGTTGAAGAAAGATCCTTACAAGGGTAAGGTGAGGCATGATTTTGTTAGAGAGCGAAGGTATGTGAAAAGGGGTTACGAGGAGTTTAAGGTTCGGGTTAACGCGTTGTCTCATTCGATTAGAAGGAGATCTGATGCGTTTAATAGCAAAGAAGAGATTAAAGCCTTGGAGAAATGGAAGAACTGGAAAGTGAAAGTTGAGGAAGACCAAGTCAAGGAACCAAGGCCTGCTATAGTAGCTCCTAAAGCTACTTGGATGAGCGACGGCACGCATTGGCCTGGTACTTGGACTGTTCCTTGTCAGAACCATTCCAGAGGTGACCATGCTAGTATTATACAG GTGTTGCTTGATCCTCCTCAAGATGAACCGGATAATGAGAGAGGTTGTGAGGGGAGCGCGCTGGATTTCGAAGGAGTAGACACTCGTTTACCGATGTTTGTGTACGTGAGCCGCGAGAAACGGCCTAGTTATGATCATAACAAGAAGGCAGGAGCTATGAACGCTTTGGTCCGAGCCTCAGCTATAATGTCTAATGGACCATTCATATTGAACTTAGACTGTGACCACTACGTCTACAACTCTATAGCCTTTAGGGATGGGATCTGTTTCATGATGGACCAAGATGGCGACCGCGTCTGCTATGTTCAGTTTCCGCAGAGGTTCGAAGGCATCGATCCCTCTGACCGCTATGCTAACAAAAACACTGTTTTCTTCGACATTAACCTCCGGGCTCTCGATGGGATTCAAGGTCCGATGTATGTCGGGACAGGGTGTTTGTTCCGAAGAACCGCGCTTTACGGTTTCGACCCGCCTGATGTTCCCGTGGAGACAGAACCGTCTGGAGGCTGTTGCTGCTGTTTCCCACAGGAAAAGAAACGCAGTCCTGCAACCGTAGCTTCTCAACCAGCATACTACGTCGACGTTGAGGAGGAAGATCAGTTTGATGTCAATTTGATTAGGAAGCATTTCGGTAGCTCGAGTATGCTAGTGAGTTCCGTAAAGGTCGCGGAGTTCCAAGGTAAGCCATTAGCCATGGGACATTCGAGCATACGTGGACGCCCTCCTGGCTCCTTGACATGCGGCCGCGAGCCACTGGACGCCGCGGCCATGAGCGAGGCGGTTAACGTGATCTCATGCTGGTACGAGGACAAGACTGAATGGGGAATCAGCGTCGGGTGGGTCTACGGATCGGTTACGGAAGACGTGGTGACAGGTTTTAGAATGCATGAGAAAGGATGGAGATCCTTTTACTGCGTAACTGAACCAGACGCGTTTCGTGGATCCGCGCCTATAAACTTGACCGATCGGCTCCACCAGGTTCTCCGTTGGGCTACAGGATCAGTTGAGATATTCTTCTCCAGAAACAACGCTATTGTAGCTGGTAGGAAACTCAAGTTCCTCCAGAGAATCTCCTACGTCAACGTCGGAATCTACCCGTTCACCAGCATTTTCATCTTAACCTACTGCTTCCTCCCTCCGTTTTCTCTCTTCTCCGGCCAGTTCGTGGTTGATAGCCTTGATCCAGCGTTCCTTATTTACCTTCTGACCATCTCTTTGTCTCTATGTGGGTTAGCTGTTCTTGAAGTCAAGTGGTCAGGGATCTCTTTAGAAGAATGGTGGAGAAACGAGCAGTTCTGGTTAATCGGTGGCACCAGCGCTCATTTAGTCGCTGTTCTTCAAGGTTTCCTCAAAGTCATTGCCGGAATCGAAATCTCCTTCACGTTGACTTCGAAATCTTCAGGAGATGACGAAGACGACGAGTTCGCTGATCTCTATCTGTTTAAATGGACGTCTTTGATGATCCTCCCGTTAACGATCATAATCTTGAACATCGTGGCGATTCTTTTCGCGTTTTGTCGGACCGTTTTCAGTGATATTCCACAGTGGAGCAATCTCGTTGGTGGGACTTTCTTCGCCGTTTGGGTTTTGGTTCATATGTATCCGTTTGCCAAAGGATTGAtgggaagaagaggaagaactcCGACAATTGTTTATGTTTGGTCGGGACTTATCGCTATTTGCATCTCTCTTCTCTACGTTACCATTAAGAACTCGGAGCTTAATGGAGGATCATTTCAGTTGacttga